The following proteins come from a genomic window of Vallitaleaceae bacterium 9-2:
- a CDS encoding MerR family transcriptional regulator, with amino-acid sequence MMENKININQVEKMTNVSKRNLRFYEKEGLLSPERNEKNGYRVYGEKDIWTIKVIKMFRMLDMPLDEIKEVLENEQTLEQALSNQKLRLEEKANALQAAIQFCDQLKGRSKEIQTLNVDQCLEEMEDRSKFGFFTSWVHDYKQLRELNKERDFTFMPNVAITNARGFSDALFEYAQKENVDIVITKESMYPEFTLNGVEYTAERYYNSVRGIPIAHVHCYTKDREVQSEDIPKGRKKILWLLHKYWLVPALIFIDIILIWKVFLPMEPAIEEWVIPVSLIAMQGAGLYRMYLFHYNEKIY; translated from the coding sequence ATGATGGAAAACAAAATAAATATTAATCAAGTTGAAAAGATGACCAATGTATCTAAACGTAATCTTCGCTTTTATGAAAAAGAAGGATTGCTTTCACCGGAGCGAAATGAAAAAAACGGCTATAGAGTATATGGTGAAAAAGATATTTGGACCATTAAAGTCATTAAAATGTTTCGGATGTTGGATATGCCTTTAGACGAGATTAAAGAAGTACTTGAAAATGAGCAGACATTGGAACAGGCTTTATCCAATCAAAAGCTTCGTCTTGAAGAAAAGGCGAATGCATTGCAGGCGGCTATACAATTTTGTGATCAACTAAAAGGGCGAAGTAAAGAGATTCAGACGCTTAACGTAGATCAGTGCCTAGAAGAGATGGAAGATAGAAGTAAATTTGGATTTTTTACTTCTTGGGTTCATGATTACAAGCAATTACGTGAGCTCAATAAAGAGCGAGATTTTACCTTTATGCCAAACGTAGCCATAACAAATGCCCGTGGTTTTTCCGATGCCTTGTTTGAGTATGCGCAAAAAGAGAATGTGGATATTGTTATCACCAAGGAATCGATGTACCCCGAATTTACCCTAAATGGTGTGGAGTACACAGCGGAACGTTATTATAATAGTGTCCGTGGAATACCTATTGCACATGTACACTGCTACACTAAAGACCGAGAGGTCCAATCTGAGGATATTCCTAAAGGACGGAAAAAAATTTTATGGCTCTTGCATAAATATTGGTTAGTTCCTGCATTGATTTTTATTGATATCATATTGATTTGGAAGGTGTTCTTGCCAATGGAACCCGCCATTGAAGAGTGGGTTATTCCAGTAAGCCTTATCGCCATGCAAGGTGCAGGACTCTACCGAATGTACTTGTTCCACTACAATGAAAAGATCTATTAA
- the dusB gene encoding tRNA dihydrouridine synthase DusB, with protein sequence MKIGNIELKKGLLLGPMAGVTDRVYRQLCQEQGCELTFTEMVSAKAISYGNQKSKLILEIGQDEEQVGVQLFGNDPYILSEMAKRIDHDGIYCFDVNMGCPVPKVVNNGEGSALMKDPKKIGAIVKALVNAVDKPISIKIRSGFSPEQINAVEVCKIAETEGASMVTIHGRTREQYYSGTANWDVIAQAKASVSIPIIGNGDVVDGDSLKAMLEHSKCDGVMVGRAAMGNPWIFAELSAAIDGSTYIPPTIDAVIQMIQRHSQMLIEYKGEYIAMREMRKHIAWYTKGLKNATKIRAGINRVESIADVHEILEQLKNA encoded by the coding sequence ATGAAAATCGGAAACATTGAGTTAAAAAAAGGTCTGTTGTTAGGACCAATGGCTGGCGTGACGGATCGCGTATATCGTCAATTATGTCAAGAACAAGGGTGTGAATTAACCTTTACAGAGATGGTCAGCGCCAAAGCAATTAGCTATGGCAATCAAAAATCAAAGCTTATCTTAGAAATAGGTCAAGACGAAGAACAAGTAGGGGTACAGCTTTTTGGCAATGATCCTTATATTCTCAGTGAGATGGCTAAAAGGATTGACCATGATGGTATTTATTGTTTTGATGTCAATATGGGCTGTCCGGTACCAAAAGTTGTAAACAACGGTGAAGGATCAGCACTTATGAAAGACCCTAAAAAAATTGGTGCTATTGTTAAGGCGCTGGTTAATGCAGTAGATAAACCGATAAGCATAAAAATTCGTTCTGGGTTTTCGCCAGAACAGATTAATGCAGTGGAAGTCTGTAAAATTGCTGAGACAGAAGGTGCCTCTATGGTAACGATTCATGGACGAACCAGAGAACAATATTATAGTGGTACAGCTAATTGGGATGTTATTGCCCAAGCTAAGGCAAGTGTCTCGATTCCTATTATCGGTAATGGAGATGTTGTTGATGGGGATTCGCTAAAAGCGATGCTAGAACATTCAAAATGTGATGGTGTGATGGTTGGACGTGCGGCGATGGGAAACCCATGGATTTTTGCTGAACTAAGTGCTGCAATCGATGGGAGCACATATATACCTCCAACGATTGATGCTGTCATTCAAATGATTCAGCGACACAGTCAAATGTTGATTGAATATAAAGGAGAATACATTGCTATGCGAGAGATGCGTAAGCATATTGCGTGGTATACCAAAGGGTTAAAAAATGCAACGAAAATTCGAGCAGGTATTAATCGGGTTGAAAGTATAGCAGATGTTCATGAGATTTTAGAACAGCTCAAAAACGCCTAA
- a CDS encoding type III pantothenate kinase: MLLVIDVGNTNITFGVFKEEELVARFRMRTQSEKTSDEYGVFIVTVLKEFKIYAREVKDVIISSVVPDIMYSFTNGIRKYLNKEPMIVGPGIKTGISIHTDNPSEVGSDRIVDAVAGYKEYGGPIIIIDFGTATTYDVVTEKGVFEAAITSPGIRIIADSLWKKTAKLPEVEIKKPSSILAKNTITSMQAGLVYGYIGQVKYIIEQIQKEMNMEMKVVATGGLGRIIIDSMDDDLIYDSELTLKGLKYIYEKNAKK, encoded by the coding sequence ATGTTGTTAGTCATTGATGTTGGAAATACCAACATTACATTTGGAGTATTTAAAGAAGAGGAACTCGTTGCGCGTTTTCGTATGCGAACACAGTCAGAAAAGACATCCGATGAGTATGGAGTCTTTATTGTGACGGTACTTAAAGAATTCAAAATCTATGCCCGTGAGGTCAAAGATGTTATTATATCGTCAGTTGTCCCTGATATTATGTATTCATTTACCAATGGTATACGCAAGTATTTGAACAAAGAGCCTATGATTGTGGGACCGGGGATAAAAACAGGTATATCCATTCATACGGACAACCCATCTGAAGTCGGTTCGGATCGAATCGTGGATGCTGTTGCAGGGTATAAAGAGTATGGTGGACCAATTATTATTATTGATTTTGGGACAGCAACTACCTATGATGTTGTGACAGAAAAAGGTGTGTTTGAAGCAGCAATAACGTCGCCGGGTATTCGTATTATTGCAGATTCATTATGGAAAAAGACAGCCAAACTTCCGGAAGTGGAAATTAAAAAACCGTCTAGTATTCTTGCAAAAAATACGATTACAAGTATGCAGGCAGGATTAGTTTATGGCTATATTGGACAAGTAAAATACATCATTGAACAAATCCAAAAAGAGATGAATATGGAGATGAAAGTCGTGGCAACGGGAGGCCTTGGACGCATCATCATTGATTCTATGGATGATGACTTGATATATGATAGTGAATTAACCTTAAAAGGATTAAAGTATATATATGAGAAGAATGCTAAAAAGTAG
- the glmM gene encoding phosphoglucosamine mutase has translation MGILFGTDGVRGVANKELTVDLAYRLGQAGAYVLTKEKSHKPTILIGRDTRLSGEMLTAAMIAGICSVGANAISIGVVPTPAVAYLTREYEADAGVVISASHNPVEYNGIKFFNSAGYKLSDALEEEIEAIINNNCEGIELPIGTGIGRVQYRFESIYDYIRYAKRQVNHRFDGLKVVIDCANGASYVSAPEALRELGAEVVIIHNEPDGTNINKACGSTHMEDLKAYVIQVGADIGFAFDGDADRCLAVDEHGRLVDGDQLMAICGNYMKNKGTLKKDTIVGTVMSNLGFTLMGQEQGINIVQTQVGDRYVLERMLEEDYNIGGEQSGHIIFLDENTTGDGLLTALHVLEVVKDTGKKLSELASIMNVLPQVLVNAKVTTEKKYAYQNNPTIVEAIEQLEEKFAGEGRVLIRPSGTEPLVRVMIEGKNKAELQRDANALATLIEELLS, from the coding sequence ATGGGGATATTATTTGGAACCGATGGCGTTAGAGGTGTTGCGAACAAAGAGCTCACAGTAGATTTAGCATATAGATTAGGACAGGCAGGTGCCTACGTATTAACGAAGGAGAAGAGCCATAAGCCAACAATCCTTATTGGAAGAGATACACGATTAAGTGGCGAAATGTTAACGGCGGCTATGATTGCAGGGATTTGCTCGGTTGGAGCCAATGCGATATCCATTGGAGTGGTGCCAACTCCGGCAGTAGCATATTTGACGCGAGAATATGAGGCAGATGCAGGTGTTGTTATTTCCGCATCCCATAATCCGGTGGAATATAATGGAATCAAGTTTTTTAATAGTGCAGGGTATAAACTATCAGATGCCCTTGAAGAAGAGATCGAAGCGATTATCAATAATAACTGTGAAGGCATTGAATTACCCATAGGTACAGGGATAGGGCGTGTGCAATATCGATTTGAAAGTATCTATGATTATATTCGCTATGCAAAACGACAAGTGAATCATCGATTTGACGGTTTGAAGGTCGTCATAGATTGTGCTAATGGCGCATCCTATGTTTCAGCACCTGAAGCGCTTAGAGAGCTAGGAGCTGAGGTTGTGATTATTCATAATGAGCCAGATGGAACGAATATCAATAAAGCATGTGGATCAACACATATGGAAGACTTGAAGGCATATGTTATCCAAGTCGGAGCTGATATTGGATTTGCATTTGATGGAGATGCAGATAGATGCTTGGCTGTTGATGAGCATGGACGATTAGTTGATGGTGATCAACTCATGGCTATTTGTGGAAATTATATGAAAAATAAAGGAACATTAAAAAAAGATACCATTGTCGGAACAGTTATGAGTAACCTAGGCTTTACCCTTATGGGACAAGAGCAAGGCATAAATATTGTTCAGACTCAAGTCGGGGATCGCTATGTATTAGAGCGAATGCTAGAAGAAGATTATAACATTGGCGGAGAACAGTCAGGACACATCATCTTCTTGGATGAAAACACCACAGGTGATGGCTTGTTAACGGCACTACATGTTCTTGAGGTCGTTAAAGATACAGGGAAAAAACTGTCTGAATTAGCATCCATTATGAATGTATTACCTCAAGTGCTTGTTAATGCCAAAGTAACGACAGAAAAAAAATATGCATATCAAAACAACCCTACCATTGTAGAAGCAATTGAACAACTTGAAGAAAAATTTGCAGGAGAAGGTCGTGTGTTAATACGTCCATCAGGAACTGAGCCGTTAGTGCGTGTAATGATTGAAGGCAAGAACAAAGCTGAACTTCAGCGCGATGCAAATGCACTTGCAACTTTAATTGAAGAATTGTTAAGTTAG
- the cdaA gene encoding diadenylate cyclase CdaA: MTSIKDLLEAIYEFMYQLPTIKVKDLIEVFIIAFVIYELMLWVRGTRAWTLFKGIIVLGMVSAIATIFELNTILWIFSKTINVGIIALIIVFQPELRRALEQLGRKNFLNSIISFDDNRDKEGGLDETIISEIVKAVFEMSSAKTGALIVIEQKERLDEYEKTGIKIGAYVTKQILMNIFEHNTPLHDGAVIIRGNRIEAATCYLPLSDNKSLSKELGTRHRAGLGISEVSDAIVIIVSEENGKVSAALGGNLVRGVEAEYLKNKLLHLYLNSTEKKAFKLWKGWPKVGRKDNE; encoded by the coding sequence ATGACGTCGATAAAAGATTTACTTGAAGCAATTTATGAATTTATGTATCAATTACCGACCATCAAAGTCAAAGACTTGATTGAAGTTTTCATCATCGCATTTGTTATCTATGAACTGATGCTTTGGGTACGAGGGACACGTGCATGGACATTGTTCAAAGGCATTATTGTCTTAGGGATGGTATCGGCAATTGCAACAATATTTGAGCTTAATACGATTTTATGGATTTTCAGCAAAACTATAAATGTAGGTATTATAGCTCTGATTATCGTGTTTCAACCTGAATTGCGACGTGCCCTTGAACAGCTTGGGCGTAAAAACTTTTTAAACTCAATCATTTCATTTGATGATAATAGAGATAAAGAAGGCGGGCTTGATGAGACAATTATTTCAGAGATTGTAAAAGCTGTCTTTGAAATGTCGAGTGCGAAAACAGGAGCCCTCATTGTTATTGAACAAAAAGAGCGGTTGGATGAATATGAAAAAACAGGGATAAAAATCGGTGCTTATGTGACAAAACAAATTCTTATGAATATTTTTGAACATAACACACCACTACATGATGGAGCGGTTATTATTCGTGGCAATCGAATTGAGGCGGCGACATGCTACTTGCCACTATCAGATAACAAGTCCTTAAGCAAAGAATTAGGGACGAGACATAGAGCCGGGTTAGGGATATCCGAAGTATCAGACGCTATTGTTATTATTGTATCTGAGGAAAACGGAAAAGTATCTGCTGCTCTAGGTGGAAATCTTGTACGTGGAGTTGAAGCAGAATATTTAAAAAACAAACTATTACATCTATACCTAAATTCAACAGAGAAAAAAGCCTTTAAATTGTGGAAGGGGTGGCCTAAAGTTGGTAGAAAAGATAACGAATAA
- the greA gene encoding transcription elongation factor GreA, whose translation MPDKKNILTYNGLKALEDELQHLKLVKRKEIAEKIKEARAQGDLSENAEYDSAKDEQGEIEARIVELEKILKNAEVIDEDEVDLSMVSIGCKVRLYDLEFEEELDYAIVGSTEADPLKGKISNESPVGAKLLGAKEGDIVEIDLKTGGTVKFKVLEIHR comes from the coding sequence ATGCCAGACAAGAAAAATATTCTGACGTATAATGGGTTAAAAGCTTTAGAAGACGAGTTACAACACTTAAAACTTGTAAAGCGAAAAGAAATTGCAGAAAAAATTAAAGAAGCAAGAGCGCAAGGCGATTTATCCGAAAATGCCGAATACGACTCTGCAAAAGATGAACAAGGTGAGATTGAAGCACGTATTGTTGAATTGGAGAAGATATTAAAAAATGCCGAAGTAATTGATGAAGACGAAGTTGACTTGAGTATGGTAAGTATTGGTTGCAAGGTTCGCTTGTATGACCTTGAATTTGAAGAAGAACTTGACTATGCCATTGTCGGCTCAACCGAAGCGGATCCTTTAAAAGGTAAGATTTCCAATGAATCGCCAGTCGGGGCAAAATTACTTGGGGCAAAAGAAGGCGACATCGTAGAGATTGACTTAAAAACAGGTGGAACAGTAAAGTTTAAAGTATTAGAGATACATAGATAA
- a CDS encoding CdaR family protein, with product MVEKITNNLGWKLLSIILAFLIWLIVVNYEDPLTTRVIGDISVEKINEEAITSEMKAIEYREGETISVRVRGKRSVVDRMTSRDVHAYADLEKKSITGAIDIQIEVPDGVTVIDKMPSVMMVDLENIITVQKEIQYYMEGEPSENYVYLDPVISPNNIEIQGPESKIGLIKSVLVPVNIEGVVRDVTLYSTPQIIDDNNNIIRGLSKSITQVQIQVPIDKVKSIDILTDLNNLAAEGYEVVDISLSQDKLRVRGDENDIDAIKNITIADIGMTQLTQTTTVTANVADLLPLGIYIHNDIQSVEVVIQVEPILEKTVEINSGDITLRRLPEDMQFAYVEETTGYAVTFRGLQSQLENVTIERISPSLNVDNLEEGIHEVELNIFIPSNVELVSERPSILIELTRSITEAPIIDEESEEQLE from the coding sequence TTGGTAGAAAAGATAACGAATAACTTAGGGTGGAAGCTGCTTTCAATCATTCTTGCATTTTTAATTTGGCTCATTGTGGTTAACTATGAAGATCCGTTGACAACACGAGTCATTGGTGATATATCTGTGGAAAAGATTAATGAAGAAGCCATAACATCTGAAATGAAAGCAATTGAATATAGAGAAGGCGAGACAATATCGGTTCGTGTTCGTGGAAAGCGTTCTGTAGTAGATCGGATGACGAGTCGTGATGTTCATGCCTATGCAGATTTAGAAAAAAAATCTATAACGGGAGCGATAGACATCCAAATAGAAGTTCCAGATGGTGTTACAGTGATTGATAAAATGCCAAGTGTGATGATGGTTGACTTAGAGAATATCATCACGGTACAAAAGGAAATTCAATACTATATGGAAGGAGAGCCAAGTGAGAATTACGTATACTTGGATCCGGTTATCTCCCCGAATAACATTGAAATACAAGGACCGGAATCTAAGATTGGTCTCATTAAAAGCGTGCTTGTACCGGTCAACATAGAAGGGGTTGTACGTGATGTGACACTATATAGTACCCCTCAGATTATTGATGATAACAATAATATCATTCGAGGCTTAAGTAAGAGTATAACACAAGTACAAATTCAAGTTCCGATTGATAAAGTGAAATCAATTGATATATTAACGGATTTAAATAATTTGGCTGCGGAAGGATATGAAGTTGTTGACATATCGTTGAGTCAGGACAAGCTTAGAGTGCGTGGCGATGAAAACGATATTGATGCAATCAAAAACATAACGATAGCGGACATTGGAATGACACAATTGACACAGACAACAACAGTTACAGCTAATGTTGCGGATTTATTGCCTTTAGGTATTTATATTCATAACGACATTCAAAGTGTTGAGGTTGTAATCCAAGTTGAACCGATATTAGAAAAAACAGTTGAGATTAATTCAGGCGACATAACGCTTAGACGACTTCCTGAGGATATGCAATTTGCCTATGTAGAAGAAACAACAGGGTATGCGGTGACGTTTAGAGGATTACAGTCTCAACTTGAAAATGTGACGATAGAGCGTATTTCTCCAAGCCTTAATGTAGATAACCTAGAGGAAGGGATTCATGAGGTAGAGTTAAATATCTTCATTCCTTCTAACGTTGAATTGGTTTCTGAACGTCCAAGTATATTAATTGAGTTAACACGAAGCATAACAGAAGCTCCGATTATTGACGAAGAGTCGGAGGAACAACTAGAGTAG
- the lysS gene encoding lysine--tRNA ligase → MNPEGQELNELLQIRRTKLEELQNKGKDPFEITQFEVTHKSEDILEKFDEYEGAQVKVAGRIMTKRLMGKASFCHIQDRDGQIQCYVRKDTIGEQDYEEFKHYDLGDIVGIVGDVFKTQKGEISVKAKKVVLLSKSLQILPEKFHGLKDTDTRYRQRYIDLIVNPDVKSAFTKRSQIIKEIRKFLDAREYLEVETPVLTAIPGGAAAKPFNTHHNALDLPMHLRISLELPLKRLIVGGFERVYEIGRVFRNEGLSVRHNPEFTLLELYEAYTDYHGMMDLTESLIRTVAQNVLNATTVTYDDVDIDLGKPFERLTMVDAVKKYANIDFDTITTDEQAHALAKEHHVEVEKHFKKGEILNAFFEEFVEEHLVQPTFIMDHPVEISPLAKRKPNNPEYTERFELFITKREFANAFSELNDPIDQRKRFEYQELLREAGDEEANQIDEDFLLALEYGMPPTGGLGIGIDRLVMLLTNSYSIRDVLLFPTMKPIEK, encoded by the coding sequence ATGAATCCAGAAGGTCAAGAGTTAAATGAACTGCTTCAAATTCGTAGAACGAAACTTGAGGAACTTCAAAATAAGGGGAAAGATCCTTTTGAGATTACTCAATTTGAAGTAACACATAAAAGTGAAGACATACTTGAGAAGTTTGATGAGTATGAAGGTGCACAAGTCAAGGTAGCAGGTCGTATTATGACGAAGCGACTCATGGGAAAAGCATCTTTTTGCCATATTCAAGACCGAGATGGACAGATTCAGTGTTATGTTCGTAAAGATACCATTGGTGAACAAGACTATGAAGAATTCAAGCACTATGACTTAGGTGATATTGTTGGAATTGTTGGTGATGTTTTCAAAACCCAAAAAGGAGAGATTTCGGTAAAGGCCAAGAAGGTTGTATTATTGTCTAAGAGTCTTCAGATTTTACCGGAGAAGTTCCATGGGCTAAAAGACACGGATACGCGCTATCGACAAAGATACATTGATTTAATTGTGAACCCGGATGTAAAGAGTGCATTTACAAAACGATCACAAATTATCAAGGAAATTCGAAAATTCTTAGACGCAAGAGAGTACTTAGAAGTTGAGACACCGGTTCTTACTGCTATCCCTGGTGGTGCTGCGGCAAAACCTTTTAATACACATCATAATGCGCTGGATTTACCGATGCACTTAAGAATATCTCTTGAGTTGCCGTTAAAGCGACTGATTGTTGGTGGGTTTGAACGTGTATATGAAATTGGACGCGTGTTTAGAAATGAAGGATTATCTGTACGACACAATCCTGAGTTTACATTGCTTGAATTATATGAAGCGTACACGGACTATCATGGTATGATGGATTTAACAGAAAGCTTGATTCGTACTGTGGCGCAAAATGTATTAAATGCTACGACAGTAACGTATGACGATGTCGATATTGATCTAGGAAAACCATTTGAACGCTTAACAATGGTTGATGCTGTGAAAAAATATGCGAACATTGACTTTGATACGATAACAACGGATGAACAAGCACATGCATTAGCAAAAGAGCATCATGTTGAGGTAGAAAAGCATTTCAAAAAAGGTGAGATACTTAATGCATTTTTTGAGGAATTTGTAGAAGAACATTTGGTACAACCTACGTTTATTATGGACCACCCAGTGGAAATATCTCCACTTGCAAAACGTAAACCGAACAATCCGGAATATACGGAGCGTTTTGAATTGTTTATTACAAAACGTGAATTTGCAAATGCCTTTTCAGAGCTAAACGATCCGATTGATCAACGCAAGCGCTTTGAATATCAGGAACTACTTCGCGAAGCAGGAGACGAAGAAGCCAATCAGATTGATGAAGACTTTTTATTGGCTCTTGAATATGGTATGCCACCGACAGGAGGCTTGGGAATCGGTATTGACCGTCTGGTCATGCTATTAACCAATTCCTATTCAATTCGTGATGTTTTGTTGTTCCCAACAATGAAGCCAATCGAAAAATAA